In Edaphobacter paludis, a single window of DNA contains:
- a CDS encoding MBL fold metallo-hydrolase, with the protein MKRFLAAALLMATPLAFAQKDQRKTGDLKVYFADVEGGQATLFVPPSGENMLVDAGWPGAENANKIVALCKLAGVKKIDNLVITHYHTDHVGGVPDVAARIPVARFIDHGVNREDNDRVTVSGWQAYQNLLAKGHYAHLTVKPGDVLPSVGMHVVFVSADGNVIDKPLAGAGDTNAACAASPLKPVENTENDRSIGMIITFGKLRIADLGDLTWNKERLLMCPVNKLGKVDVYIVSHHGFDRSSSPALVDAIDPRVSIMDNGATKGAEPGAWTIVDHSPGLKDLWQLHTAIHTDAAHNVNDGHIANLPGPDAAHYLLLTGHRDASFDVTNSRTSQTVDYPAP; encoded by the coding sequence ATGAAGCGATTCCTCGCCGCCGCCCTCTTGATGGCAACCCCTCTCGCCTTCGCTCAAAAGGACCAACGGAAGACTGGAGACCTGAAGGTTTACTTTGCCGACGTCGAAGGCGGCCAGGCAACGCTCTTCGTGCCGCCCAGCGGCGAAAACATGCTGGTCGATGCAGGTTGGCCCGGAGCCGAGAATGCCAATAAGATCGTTGCCCTCTGCAAGCTCGCCGGGGTGAAAAAGATCGATAACCTCGTCATCACCCACTACCATACGGATCACGTGGGCGGCGTTCCCGATGTCGCTGCACGAATTCCCGTAGCTCGCTTTATCGATCACGGCGTCAATAGAGAAGATAACGACAGAGTTACCGTCTCCGGTTGGCAGGCTTATCAGAATTTGCTGGCGAAGGGGCATTACGCTCATCTCACGGTCAAGCCCGGCGATGTGCTGCCCAGCGTCGGAATGCACGTCGTGTTTGTCAGCGCGGACGGCAACGTCATCGACAAGCCGCTCGCAGGAGCCGGAGACACGAACGCCGCCTGCGCCGCCTCTCCGCTCAAGCCTGTTGAAAACACGGAAAACGACCGCTCGATTGGCATGATCATCACCTTCGGCAAGCTGCGCATCGCCGACCTCGGCGACCTTACCTGGAACAAGGAGCGGCTGTTGATGTGCCCGGTCAATAAGCTGGGCAAGGTGGATGTTTACATTGTGTCGCATCACGGCTTCGACCGCAGTTCAAGCCCGGCGCTGGTCGATGCAATCGATCCGCGCGTTTCGATTATGGACAACGGGGCGACCAAGGGCGCGGAGCCAGGGGCATGGACGATCGTCGATCACTCTCCCGGCCTTAAAGATCTCTGGCAGCTTCACACCGCTATCCATACTGACGCTGCCCATAACGTCAACGACGGTCACATCGCTAATCTTCCCGGTCCTGACGCTGCCCACTATCTTCTTCTTACCGGACACCGAGATGCGAGCTTTGACGTCACCAACTCCCGCACCAGTCAAACGGTGGATTATCCAGCCCCATAG